In Myotis daubentonii chromosome 6, mMyoDau2.1, whole genome shotgun sequence, a genomic segment contains:
- the BLTP3A gene encoding bridge-like lipid transfer protein family member 3A isoform X3: MFLLDDLLWVLTDSQLKAMMKYAESLSEAMEKSAQQRKSLAPEPVQITPPAPSAQQSWAQAFGGSQGSSSNSSSRLSQYFENFDVKESSYHLLISRLDLHICDDSQSREPGVSANRLMDGAMQLTFRKMAFDYYPFHWAGDSCKHWVRHCEAMETRGQWAQKLVMEFQSKMEKWHEEMGLKPPWHLGVDSPLQKKADSLSSTRKNSLERNPSQGRKAAFRPPAWNRLRSSCLVIRVDDLDIHQVSTAKQPSKKPSTLLSCSRKLYNLPAQVSAIHIEFTEYYFPDNQELPVPCPNLYIELNGLTFTVDPVSLLWGNLFCLDLYRSLEQFKAIYKLEDSSQKDEHLDIRLDAFRLKVSFPLEKREQAGLHRPQALVFSASSMTATNTRHTPHYNCPDLHSLFQGFAAAEFFHSNYVQFPKVPGGFSLLHMLFVQHAFQMDSSLPHASTLPPQRPTASQDLWSIHFPQISLDFEGTENFKGRTLNFVAPFPLSLWACLPLRWQQAQAQKLLLAAEGRLKPSASFGSTVQSGALAPDSVSHLRSKTEHDLKSLSGFTEVMETLREGGGGGVDIKEPLTELQDTAEVHMLVHSPDHVRVRLDHYQYLALLRLQEVLQGLQEQLMKDTEAMTGSAMQDPTACIGVLFPSAEVALLMHPAPGAAEADSVGLDTTSLIDSELSPSEDRELKSDASSDQGPASPETFLEDGGIGNLDAAQDRSLPLHSDGELQHSASLAQQWAGKGHEAFDSLQAKRLSRAQASSSPAALKPPGVRDTAVNGQSELAPLKNIEGELSSAMHTTKDATKEALHATMDLTKEAVSLTKDVLGLGKDRMSSTMHRMLSLPPAKETMAKIEEKVAAPVSGGGSRLRFFSMKRTVSQQSFDGVSLDSSGPEDRISVDSDGSDGFVMLMESESGSESLPPGSLPSALDSAGVQGSSIVESCGQGSLEANSLAPPSGEDLHPHPVSVLVLKVNEVSLGIEVRGQDLTVALQAEELSLQHLGTVGLWPFLHGQCPGTSFLESSTSKTCHIRPAVGLRFEVGPGAAVHSPLATKNGFLHLLLQGCDLELLTSVLNGLGPFLEDEEIPVVVPMQIELLNSRITLKDDIPPIYPTSPGPVPITLAMEHVVLKRSDDGVFHVGAAAQDRPSAEVPNSEKRQPPKEQVKELSTLQKELTETKQALANANQDKDKLFQELRKYNPFFEL; the protein is encoded by the exons GTGTCTCTGCAAACAGACTCATGGATGGTGCCATGCAGCTCACCTTCCGCAAGATGGCATTTGACTACTACCCCTTCCACTGGGCAG GCGACAGCTGCAAACACTGGGTACGGCACTGTGAGGCCATGGAGACCCGAGGCCAGTGGGCCCAGAAATTGGTGATGGAATTTCAGAGTAAAATGGAGAAGTGGCATGAGGAGATGGGTCTGAAACCTCCCTGGCACCTGGGGGTAGACTCTCCCCTCCAGAAGAAAGCAG attcTCTCTCCAGTACTCGAAAGAACTCCCTTGAGAGAAACCCCTCTCAGGGAAGAAAGGCTGCCTTTCGGCCTCCAGCATGGAATCGCTTACGCTCTAGCTGCCTGGTAATACGGGTGGATGACTTGGACATCCACCAG GTTTCTACAGCTAAACAGCCCAGTAAGAAGCCATCTACACTCCTTTCCTGCAGTCGGAAACTTTACAACCTACCCGCTCAGGTCTCCGCCATTCACATTGAATTCACGGAGTATTATTTCCCAGATAATCAGGAGCTTCCAG TTCCCTGTCCCAATCTCTACATTGAATTAAATGGTCTGACATTTACTGTGGATCCTGTCAGCTTGCTCTGGGGAAACCTCTTCTGCCTGGATTTATACCGCAGCTTGGAGCAGTTCAAAGCTATCTACAAACTGGAAGATTCTAGCCAGAAAGATGAGCACTTGGACATCCGACTGGATGCCTTCCGGTTGAAG gtAAGCTTCCCGCTGGAGAAGAGAGAGCAGGCTGGGCTGCATCGGCCCCAGGCCCTAGTCTTCTCTGCATCGTCCATGACCGCCACCAATACGCGTCATACCCCACACTACAACTGTCCAGACCTCCACAGTCTCTTCCAGGGTTTTGCTGCTGCTGAGTTCTTTCATTCCAATTACGTTCAGTTCCCCAAGGTTCCAGGTGGCTTCAGTCTCCTGCATATGCTTTTTGTGCAGCATGCCTTCCAGATGGATTCCAGCCTCCCTCATGCTagcaccctccctccccagaggcctACGGCTTCCCAGGATCTCTGGTCCATCCACTTCCCCCAGATCTCCTTGGACTTTGAGGGAACAGAGAACTTCAAAGGCCGTACCTTGAATTTTGTGGCCCCCTTCCCCTTGTCCCTTTGGGCCTGCCTACCCCTGCGCTGGCAGCAGGCCCAGGCACAGAAGCTCCTTTTGGCCGCAGAAGGGAGGCTGAAACCATCAGCCAGCTTTGGCAGTACTGTTCAGTCTGGGGCCCTAGCCCCTGACAGTGTGTCCCATCTGAGGTCAAAGACTGAACATGATTTGAAAAGCCTGTCAGGCTTTACTGAAGTCATGGAGACTCTGAgagaaggcggcggcggcggtgtgGATATCAAAGAGCCTCTGACCGAGCTGCAGGACACGGCAGAGGTTCACATGCTTGTACACTCCCCTGACCATGTCCGAGTGAGGCTCGACCACTACCAGTACTTGGCTCTGCTCCGCCTGCAAGAGGTGCTCCAGGGTCTTCAGGAGCAGCTGATGAAGGATACAGAGGCCATGACTGGGTCTGCCATGCAGGACCCGACAGCTTGCATTGGGGTCCTCTTCCCCAGCGCTGAGGTGGCTCTGCTCATGCATCCTGCCCCTGGTGCCGCCGAAGCTGATTCTGTGGGTTTAGATACCACCAGCCTCATAGATTCGGAGCTGTCTCCTTCCGAGGATCGGGAGCTGAAGTCTGATGCCTCCTCAGACCAGGGCCCAGCAAGCCCTGAGACGTTTCTGGAGGACGGTGGCATTGGAAATCTGGATGCAGCCCAGGATAGGTCACTGCCTCTCCATAGCGATGGAGAGCTGCAGCACTCAGCTTCTCTTGCACAGCAGTGGGCAGGGAAGGGCCATGAGGCATTCGATTCGCTACAGGCCAAGAGGCTAAGCAGAGCCCAAGCATCCAGCTCCCCAGCTGCCCTGAAGCCCCCAGGTGTTAGGGATACCGCTGTGAATGGACAGAGTGAGCTTGCACCCCTGAAGAACATTGAGGGAGAATTGTCAAGTGCTATGCATACGACCAAGGATGCCACCAAGGAGGCTCTGCATGCCACCATGGACCTCACCAAGGAAGCTGTGTCTTTGACCAAGGATGTCTTAGGTCTGGGCAAAGACCGAATGAGCTCCACCATGCACAGGAtgctgtccctgcccccagccaa GGAGACCATGGCCAAGATAGAGGAGAAGGTGGCAGCCCCAGTGAGTGGAGGTGGTTCCCGACTCCGATTTTTTTCCATGAAGAGGACAGTGTCTCAGCAGTCATTTGATGGTGTCTCATTGGATAGCAGTGGCCCTGAAGACCGGATTTCAGTAGACAGCGATGGTAGTGATGGGTTCGTGATGCTCATGGAGTCTG AGTCTGGTTCAGAATCTCTTCCACCAGGATCTCTTCCAAGTGCCCTGGACAGTGCTGGTGTTCAAGGGAGCTCCATCGTGGAGAGTTGTGGACAGGGGTCACTGGAAGCCAATAGTTTGGCCCCACCCAGTGGGGAAGACCTCCATCCTCACCCG GTCTCGGTTCTGGTGCTGAAGGTAAATGAGGTGTCTTTGGGGATTGAGGTGCGTGGTCAGGACCTGACTGTGGCCCTGCAAGCAGAGGAACTGAGCCTGCAGCACCTGGGCACCGTGGGACTCTGGCCGTTCCTGCATGGACAGTGCCCGG GTACGAGCTTTCTAGAATCCTCAACTTCGAAGACTTGCCACATCAGGCCAGCTGTGGGCCTTCGCTTTGAGGTGGGGCCTGGTGCAGCTGTTCATTCTCCCCTGGCCACAAAGAATGGCTTCCTGCATTTATTGCTTCAAGGCTGTGACCTTGAGCTGCTCACCTCAGTGCTCAATGGCCTGGGGCCCTTCTTGGAGGATGAGGAGATTCCAGTGGTAGTTCCCATGCAGATTGAGCTCCTGAACTCCAGGATCACCCTGAAG GATGATATCCCCCCCATCTACCCAACGTCTCCAGGCCCCGTGCCCATCACGCTAGCCATGGAGCATGTTGTGCTGAAGCGGAGTGATGATGGTGTGTTCCACGTAGGCG CTGCTGCTCAGGACAGACCATCAGCCGAAGTACCTAACAGTGAAAAGAGACAGCCCCCAAAAGAACAG GTGAAAGAACTGTCTACCCTACAAAAGGAACTTACAGAAACTAAACAAGCATTGGCCAATGCCAACCAGGATAAAGACAAACTTTTCCAGGAGCTTAGGAAATATAACCCCTTCTTTGAGCTCTGA
- the TAF11 gene encoding transcription initiation factor TFIID subunit 11 isoform X1 encodes MTAEEPAGDVIAARRPEVSCQPRLVPAPRPAVPHSAAMDGACESPAEKGGETEVSDEAAAAPAGPGTTDADGHPEEADGDGDLKEAAAEEGELKSQDISDLTAVEREDSSLLTPAAKKLKIDPKEKKEKKQKVDEDEIQKMQILVSSFSEEQLNRYEMYRRSAFPKAAIKRLIQSITGTSVSQNVVIAMSGISKVFVGEVVEEALDVCEKWGEMPPLQPKHMREAVRRLKSKGQIPNSKHKKIIFF; translated from the exons ATGACCGCGGAGGAGCCGGCGGGTGACGTCATCGCGGCGCGACGACCGGAAGTGAGCTGCCAGCCCCGGCTTGTGCCCGCTCCGCGACCCGCGGTCCCGCATTCGGCTGCGATGGATGGCGCCTGCGAGTCGCCCGCGGAAAAAGGCGGGGAGACCGAGGTGTCCGACGAGGCGGCCGCGGCTCCCGCGGGCCCTGGGACCACCGACGCGGACGGACACCCGGAGGAAGCGGACGGAGACGGGGATTTGAAAGAAGCCGCGGCAGAGGAAGGCGAG CTCAAGAGTCAGGACATCTCAGATTTAACAGCAGTTGAAAGGGAAGACTCATCATTACTCACTCCTGCAgccaaaaaactgaaaatagaccccaaagaaaagaaagagaagaagcagAAAGTGGATGAAGATGAGATTCAAAAGATGCA GATCctggtttcttctttttctgaggAGCAGCTGAACCGTTATGAAATGTACCGCCGTTCAGCTTTCCCCAAGGCGGCCATTAAAAGG CTGATCCAGTCCATCACCGGCACCTCCGTGTCTCAGAATGTGGTCATTGCTATGTCGGGTATTTCCAAGGTTTTCGTCGGGGAAGTGGTAGAAGAAG CACTGGATGTGTGTGAGAAGTGGGGAGAAATGCCACCACTACAACCCAAACATATGCGGGAGGCTGTTCGGAGGTTAAAGTCGAAGGGGCAAATACCCAACTCGAAGCACAAAAAAATCATCTTCTTCTAA
- the TAF11 gene encoding transcription initiation factor TFIID subunit 11 isoform X2, whose translation MTAEEPAGDVIAARRPEVSCQPRLVPAPRPAVPHSAAMDGACESPAEKGGETEVSDEAAAAPAGPGTTDADGHPEEADGDGDLKEAAAEEGELKSQDISDLTAVEREDSSLLTPAAKKLKIDPKEKKEKKQKVDEDEIQKMQILVSSFSEEQLNRYEMYRRSAFPKAAIKRHWMCVRSGEKCHHYNPNICGRLFGG comes from the exons ATGACCGCGGAGGAGCCGGCGGGTGACGTCATCGCGGCGCGACGACCGGAAGTGAGCTGCCAGCCCCGGCTTGTGCCCGCTCCGCGACCCGCGGTCCCGCATTCGGCTGCGATGGATGGCGCCTGCGAGTCGCCCGCGGAAAAAGGCGGGGAGACCGAGGTGTCCGACGAGGCGGCCGCGGCTCCCGCGGGCCCTGGGACCACCGACGCGGACGGACACCCGGAGGAAGCGGACGGAGACGGGGATTTGAAAGAAGCCGCGGCAGAGGAAGGCGAG CTCAAGAGTCAGGACATCTCAGATTTAACAGCAGTTGAAAGGGAAGACTCATCATTACTCACTCCTGCAgccaaaaaactgaaaatagaccccaaagaaaagaaagagaagaagcagAAAGTGGATGAAGATGAGATTCAAAAGATGCA GATCctggtttcttctttttctgaggAGCAGCTGAACCGTTATGAAATGTACCGCCGTTCAGCTTTCCCCAAGGCGGCCATTAAAAGG CACTGGATGTGTGTGAGAAGTGGGGAGAAATGCCACCACTACAACCCAAACATATGCGGGAGGCTGTTCGGAGGTTAA